In a genomic window of Punica granatum isolate Tunisia-2019 chromosome 6, ASM765513v2, whole genome shotgun sequence:
- the LOC116212053 gene encoding uncharacterized protein LOC116212053 isoform X1: MDPRSPIEDQFSKLHPCLPLGTRIGIVGAGPSGISAAYALTKLGYTNITVFEKHHSAGGMCESVEIEGRIYDLGGQVLAANSAPVIFHLANEIGAELEEMDSHKLALIDSSTGAYRDNEVANDYVSVVSLTLELQDKAKDSNRIGVHAVSEFASDLTPAYLEARGFRSIPKSVQYGYTASGYGFVPDMPYAYIHEFTRTSIAGKIRRFKGGYTSLWERIGNSIPIKLLANTEVLSVRRDSSVVHIEVKSSSGGAEAEHIEYDKIIISGSFPFKNAKAYRSPTSTSKAEPESKVLDMSELEKELFSKVRTIDYYTTVLKIKGFEHIPVGFYYFGEYMEDPTTIGNPVAMQRFHADTDIFLFWSYGNSANVAGPAVKELAIKAVNSMGGVVRKEILQRRFKYFPHVGPEEMKNGFYERLEYELQGLRNTYYVGGLMAFELTERNSSYAMALICKHFATTNPAPPFPYVKSLFHLRLDQDKKHPKILSESPGIEFPDLSTLNEYLKHWGTHEVSKNKMLYTWINDEGAAVAQRTYGELEANAAFIAHKLLTSQKPSIKRGDRVLLVHPPGLDFVDAFFGCLRARVIPVPVLPPDPLQRGGQALMKIENVAKVSNAVAILSTVGYHVAVRAGAVKSLITFPGKNVKNPARWPDLPWLHTDSWVKNLKIAPSHETSDLSESLPDDLCFLQFTSGSTGDAKGVMISQGGLIHNVKMMRRRYLSTSNTVLVSWLPQYHDMGLIGGLFTALVSGGSAILFSPMTFIKNPLMWLQTLSKYRATHSAGPNFALELVIRRLESDKAKTHYYDLSSLVFFMVAAEPVRQKTLKKFVKLTRPFGLSEEVMAPGYGLAENCVFVSCAFGKGKPILVDWQGRICCGYVVSNDEDVDLRIVDPDKGVEKEEGTEGEIWISSPSAGIGYWGRDELSHKTFRNELPNYMGRKYTRTGDLGRIIDGKLFITGRIKDLIIIAGRNIYSADVEKTVESTSELLRPGCCAVVGVPEDVLSTKGISVPDMSDQVGLVVIAEVRDGKPVDKDVVKQIEARVAEEHGVAVASVKLIRPRTISKTTSGKIKRFECLKQFVDGTLNVVPDPIVSKRSLTRSFTTGTCQAGRTPRPELSTSLLSPPSHTLGNNEIVEFLKGLVSDQTGIPIKNISPTESLTSYGIDSIGVVRAAQKLSDFLGVPVGAVDIFTATCIADLANFSVGLLMRSQPQQKTAAANLPEPEILSSQFATDASRFHQLGIWCFQLIALLYVSMMLILPAYLSVSGFSSLVLSLQGLTDGFPWVSYTLSLILAPFSWITCMVLTSFSIAFLGNSFLKPNYALTPEVSIWSCGFVKWWALYKAQEASSRVLAVHLRGTVFLKYWFEMLGARIGSSVLLDTVDITDPSLVSIGNGAVIAEGALIQGHQVNNGILQFQPIRIGRNSTIGPYAVIQKGSILGDDSNVPALQKVEIGKPVPRSTRMTNPQKGVIPANPQDEAVYHFIGIYSIGFLSSLSAAIVYFLYIWVFQQLPSLQHLTFICISGSLHWIPFTLVSYATIFTSLPADPAFFAIALAISYFAHGLILCLFTSILTRLLGDQENQTQSHLKIWLSHRISIACHLRFAKLLSGTEAFCIYLRLLGAKVGEHCSIRAINPVAEPWMISLGAGVHLGDFSRLIPGFYSAAGYVRNKISVEDNSVIGSQSLVLPGSTVEKDVILGALSIAPMNSVLQRGGVYIGSQNPTMIKNTMHALDERIEEMDAKYKKIVGNLAANLAATTLKVRTRYFHRIGVSGKGYLKLYDDIKGLPDHSMFGPGRKYPLIIRHSNSLSADDDARIDARGASVRILSEGSGSPLLDLTLKTGKAFYARTISDFATWLVCGLPAREEHVKRVPHIRDAVWNSLRRANSYAEMHYYSNICRLFRFKDGKEMYGKFKLRPYDETIGEDSGKVEPLGILPPETGAIPRDEDDTRPLLFLDKDFKTRVESPGGVRYIFQLQLRPIPDDESARDIALDCTKPWDEEQFPKIDIGEIGIDQNLSKEDSESLEFNPFLRCHEVDVIRAMSSSQSASIDHGRSLIYEICQHLRNGDPLPQSWRVFLEQSDVKVDLSGCPMAAALERKADNERVTLARTWYQTTWALLVQPLLQTIFPYFLLGLIIYAPLNSVLRYKSTASTNVHWLLPLFWVSSGILAALSCVIAKWVLVGKKEEGENMFIWSRGVFMDTIWQAFRTIVGDYFVDVTCGSHWYLLWMKLMGSYVELEHGAYVDSMGATLNPEMVVIEGDGCVGKEALLFGHVYDGEGGQVKFGKVVIEEGGFVGSRAVAMPGVTVESGGSLSDLSLAMKGETVRSR, encoded by the exons ATGGATCCAAGAAGTCCAATAGAAGATCAGTTCTCTAAGCTGCACCCATGCTTGCCATTGGGCACGAGGATTGGGATCGTTGGGGCTGGTCCCAGTGGGATATCAGCTGCCTATGCATTAACCAAGCTCGGGTACACGAATATCACTGTCTTTGAGAAGCACCATTCTGCTGGAGGCATGTGTGAGTCGGTCGAGATCGAAG GAAGGATCTATGATCTGGGAGGACAAGTTCTGGCTGCTAACAGTGCGCCGGTGATTTTCCACTTAGCAAATGAAATTGGAGCCGAACTAGAAGAAATGGACTCTCACAAGCTCGCTCTAATTGATAGCTCCACAGGAGCTTACAGGGACAATGAAGTTGCAAATGATTATGTGTCCGTGGTTTCACTGACATTAGAACTGCAG GATAAAGCCAAGGATTCAAATCGTATCGGTGTGCATGCTGTGAGCGAATTTGCTTCAGACTTGACCCCTGCATATCTTGAGGCCCGTGGGTTCAGATCGATCCCCAAATCAGTGCAATATGGTTACACCGCCTCCGGATACGGGTTTGTGCCGGACATGCCCTATGCATACATCCATGAGTTTACTAGGACTTCCATCGCGGGAAAAATTCGGCGCTTCAAAGGAGGATACACAAGCCTCTGGGAGAGGATCGGTAATTCAATTCCAATAAAACTTCTTGCCAACACTGAAGTACTATCAGTCAGACGGGATTCCTCGGTTGTTCACATCGAAGTAAAGAGTAGTAGTGGAGGAGCTGAAGCAGAACACATAGAGTATGATAAGATCATCATATCGGGCTCGTTTCCCTTCAAGAATGCAAAAGCTTACCGATCGCCAACCTCAACTTCCAAAG CAGAACCTGAGAGTAAGGTATTGGATATGAGTGAGCTAGAAAAGGAGCTTTTCAGCAAAGTGCGTACGATTGATTACTACACCACTGTCCTGAAGATCAAGGGGTTCGAACACATTCCCGTGGGTTTTTACTACTTTGGAGAATACATGGAAGACCCCACAACAATTGGGAATCCGGTTGCTATGCAGAGATTCCATGCCGACACTGATATTTTCCTATTCTGGTCTTATGGAAACTCGGCGAATGTCGCAGGACCCGCTGTCAAAGAACTCGCCATCAAAGCGGTTAATTCCATGGGAGGAGTAGTCAGAAAGGAGATTCTGCAGAGGCGATTTAAGTACTTTCCTCATGTTGGACCTGAAG AGATGAAGAATGGATTTTATGAAAGACTGGAATATGAGCTTCAAGGCCTCAGAAACACATATTATGTAGGAGGCCTGATGGCATTTGAACTTACTGAGAGGAATTCATCTTACGCAATGGCTCTGATCTGCAAACACTTTGCAACTACCAATCCTGCACCTCCATTTCCCTATGTGAAG agTTTGTTCCATTTGAGACTGGATCAAGACAAGAAACATCCAAAGATCCTGAGTGAATCGCCTGGAATCGAGTTCCCCGATCTCTCTACGCTCAATGAATATCTCAAGCACTGGGGAACTCATGAGGTCTCAAAGAACAAGATGCTCTATACGTGGATCAACGACGAAGGGGCAGCGGTGGCTCAAAGGACCTATGGAGAACTAGAAGCAAATGCTGCTTTCATTGCCCATAAACTGCTGACGAGCCAAAAACCTTCCATCAAGAGAGGCGACCGGGTTTTGCTTGTCCACCCCCCGGGCTTGGACTTTGTTGATGCCTTCTTTGGGTGCTTAAGGGCCAGAGTCATTCCAGTCCCGGTCCTTCCTCCTGATCCTCTGCAGAGGGGTGGACAGGCTTTGATGAAGATCGAGAATGTTGCGAAAGTGTCTAATGCGGTCGCAATCCTGTCCACTGTGGGCTACCACGTGGCGGTTCGGGCAGGTGCAGTGAAGAGCTTGATAACCTTCCCGGGGAAAAATGTTAAGAACCCTGCTCGCTGGCCCGATCTCCCGTGGTTGCATACAGACTCTTGGGTTAAGAACTTGAAGATCGCGCCTTCCCATGAAACCTCCGATCTCTCCGAGTCTCTGCCCGATGATCTATGTTTCCTGCAGTTCACTTCAGGCTCAACAGGCGATGCTAAAGGTGTAATGATATCTCAGGGAGGACTCATTCATAATGTGAAAATGATGCGGAGGAGGTACCTCAGCACTTCAAACACGGTGCTCGTGAGCTGGCTTCCTCAGTACCATGACATGGGGCTGATTGGAGGTCTCTTCACGGCTCTCGTCAGTGGCGGTTCAGCCATCCTATTCTCACCAATGACGTTCATCAAGAACCCACTCATGTGGCTTCAGACGCTGAGCAAGTACAGGGCCACTCACAGTGCAGGCCCCAACTTCGCATTGGAGCTCGTAATTCGGAGGCTTGAGTCAGACAAGGCCAAGACCCATTACTATGATCTCTCATCCTTGGTTTTCTTCATGGTTGCTGCAGAACCTGTTAGGCAGAAGACACTAAAGAAGTTTGTCAAGCTTACCCGACCTTTTGGCCTTTCTGAGGAAGTTATGGCTCCAGGTTATGGCCTTGCTGAAAATTGCGTCTTTGTGAGTTGCGCGTTTGGCAAAGGGAAGCCGATCCTGGTAGACTGGCAGGGGAGAATTTGTTGTGGGTATGTAGTTTCAAACGACGAAGATGTAGATCTCAGAATAGTCGATCCCGATAAAGGTgtagagaaagaagaagggaCTGAAGGAGAGATTTGGATTTCTAGTCCTAGTGCCGGAATCGGGTATTGGGGCAGAGATGAGCTTAGCCACAAAACTTTCAGGAATGAACTTCCAAACTACATGGGAAGAAAGTATACGAGAACGGGAGACTTGGGTCGAATAATCGATGGGAAGTTGTTCATCACTGGAAGAATCAAGGATCTAATAATCATAGCCGGAAGAAACATATACTCCGCAGATGTAGAAAAGACTGTTGAGAGCACATCAGAGCTCTTGCGTCCCGGGTGCTGCGCTGTCGTCGGAGTTCCTGAGGATGTTCTCTCCACAAAAGGAATCTCTGTTCCTGATATGTCAGACCAGGTAGGACTTGTTGTCATTGCCGAGGTTAGAGATGGAAAACCTGTGGATAAAGATGTTGTTAAACAGATCGAGGCCCGTGTGGCGGAGGAACACGGGGTGGCTGTTGCTTCAGTAAAGCTGATCAGACCTCGAACTATCAGTAAAACGACTTCAGGGAAGATCAAGAGGTTCGAATGCCTCAAGCAGTTCGTTGACGGGACGCTCAACGTGGTCCCAGATCCAATTGTCTCGAAGCGATCTTTGACTCGGTCCTTCACCACCGGAACTTGCCAGGCAGGGAGAACTCCTCGACCGGAGCTGAGCACAAGTCTTTTATCACCACCAAGTCATACATTAGGCAACAATGAGATCGTGGAGTTTCTCAAAGGGCTCGTGAGTGATCAAACAGGAATTCCCATCAAGAACATCTCTCCTACTGAAAGCCTCACTTCTTATGGAATCGACTCAATCGGAGTGGTGAGAGCTGCCCAGAAACTCTCGGACTTCCTCGGGGTTCCTGTTGGAGCAGTAGACATCTTCACCGCCACATGTATTGCCGATTTGGCAAACTTCTCCGTAGGCCTCCTAATGAGGTCTCAGCCCCAACAAAAAACTGCTGCAGCAAACCTTCCCGAGCCTGAGATTCTCTCTTCCCAATTTGCGACTGATGCTTCAAGGTTCCATCAGTTGGGTATCTGGTGCTTCCAACTTATCGCTCTTCTTTATGTTTCCATGATGCTCATCCTCCCCGCTTACTTGTCAGTTTCGGGCTTTTCAAGTTTGGTCTTGAGCCTCCAAGGATTGACAGACGGGTTTCCCTGGGTTTCTTACACCCTATCACTGATACTAGCTCCTTTTTCATGGATCACATGCATGGTTTTGACGAGCTTTTCAATTGCATTCCTTGGAAACTCTTTCTTGAAACCAAACTATGCATTGACTCCGGAGGTATCAATCTGGTCCTGTGGTTTTGTCAAGTGGTGGGCGCTCTACAAAGCCCAGGAGGCTTCTTCGAGAGTCCTTGCAGTGCATCTCAGAGGAACAGTGTTCCTCAAGTACTGGTTTGAGATGCTTGGAGCAAGAATAGGATCATCTGTTTTGCTTGATACAGTGGATATAACGGACCCTTCGCTCGTGTCAATTGGAAATGGAGCTGTGATTGCTGAAGGAGCTCTGATTCAGGGTCACCAGGTTAACAATGGTATCCTGCAATTCCAACCAATAAGAATAGGCAGGAATTCTACTATTGGCCCGTATGCTGTGATTCAGAAAGGAAGCATTTTAGGCGACGATTCCAATGTACCAGCCCTCCAAAAAGTCGAAATTGGGAAGCCTGTTCCTAGGTCAACCCGAATGACTAATCCTCAAAAG GGTGTCATACCAGCAAATCCCCAAGACGAGGCTGTTTACCACTTCATTGGCATCTACAGCATCGGGTTCCTCAGCTCCCTCTCTGCTGCTATTGTTTATTTCCTATACATTTGGGTCTTTCAACAGTTGCCTTCCCTTCAACATCTTACTTTTATCTGCATCTCGGGATCATTACACTGGATACCATTCACCCTCGTATCCTATGCAACAATATTCACTAGTCTACCTGCAGACCCGGCCTTCTTTGCCATCGCTCTGGCCATTTCCTACTTTGCCCACGGCTTGATCCTCTGCCTGTTTACATCCATCCTGACCCGTTTACTTGGTGACCAAGAAAATCAGACCCAGTCACACCTCAAAATTTGGCTTTCCCACCGAATCTCCATAGCCTGCCATCTCAGGTTTGCCAAACTTCTATCCGGAACCGAGGCCTTTTGCATCTACTTAAGGCTTCTAGGGGCAAAAGTGGGCGAGCACTGTTCGATTAGAGCCATTAACCCGGTCGCTGAACCGTGGATGATTTCGCTTGGTGCTGGAGTGCACCTGGGTGACTTCAGCAGGTTGATCCCAGGATTCTACTCTGCTGCTGGATATGTCCGGAATAAGATTTCCGTGGAGGATAATTCTGTCATCGGGAGCCAAAGCCTTGTCCTTCCTGGTTCCACAGTTGAAAAGGATGTCATTCTCGGGGCGCTGTCAATCGCTCCAATGAACTCAGTCCTCCAGAGAGGAGGAGTTTACATTGGGTCTCAGAATCCTACAATGATCAAGAACACGATGCACGCTTTGGATGAAAGGATAGAAGAGATGGATGCGAAGTATAAGAAAATCGTTGGGAATTTGGCAGCAAATCTTGCTGCCACGACTCTCAAGGTCAGGACGAGATACTTCCATCGGATCGGTGTCAGCGGGAAAGGATACTTGAAGCTCTACGATGATATCAAAGGCTTGCCTGATCACAGTATGTTTGGTCCGGGAAGGAAATACCCATTGATAATTAGGCATAGCAACAGTTTGAGTGCCGACGATGATGCAAGGATTGATGCTCGGGGAGCATCAGTAAGAATACTTTCAGAAGGCAGCGGATCTCCACTTCTCGACCTGACCCTCAAGACGGGCAAGGCCTTTTATGCTCGCACAATCTCAGATTTCGCAACGTGGCTTGTGTGTGGGCTCCCAGCCAGGGAAGAGCATGTCAAGCGGGTTCCACACATCCGTGACGCAGTGTGGAACTCTCTGCGAAGGGCCAACTCATATGCCGAGATGCATTACTACTCCAACATATGTAGGCTGTTTCGGTTTAAGGATGGAAAGGAGATGTATGGAAAGTTCAAGCTGAGGCCTTATGATGAAACAATCGGCGAAGATTCGGGGAAGGTTGAGCCCTTGGGAATCCTCCCACCCGAAACAGGAGCCATCCCCAGGGACGAGGATGACACTCGACCATTACTCTTCCTCGACAAAGATTTTAAGACCCGCGTGGAATCACCGGGGGGTGTCCGCTACATATTCCAACTCCAACTCCGTCCAATCCCAGACGACGAATCTGCTCGGGATATTGCCCTCGACTGCACCAAGCCATGGGATGAGGAACAATTTCCAAAAATAGACATCGGGGAGATTGGTATCGATCAAAATCTCAGCAAAGAAGACTCAGAAAGTCTGGAATTTAATCCATTTCTCCGGTGCCATGAGGTGGATGTGATCCGGGCCATGTCAAGCTCTCAGAGCGCCTCGATCGATCACGGTCGTTCGCTGATTTACGAGATATGCCAGCATCTTCGGAATGGAGACCCTCTTCCTCAGTCCTGGAGGGTTTTCCTGGAGCAATCTGACGTTAAAGTTGACCTCTCGGGTTGTCCAATGGCAGCTGCCCTCGAGAGGAAGGCCGACAATGAGAGAGTGACCCTAGCCAGAACCTGGTACCAGACCACATGGGCCCTGCTCGTCCAACCACTGCTGCAGACGATTTTCCCATACTTCCTCTTAGGACTGATCATCTATGCTCCACTGAACTCGGTTCTCCGGTACAAGAGCACCGCGAGTACGAATGTGCATTGGCTCCTCCCCCTGTTCTGGGTCTCTTCAGGGATCCTGGCGGCACTGTCATGCGTCATTGCCAAATGGGTTCTCGTCGGTAAGAAGGAGGAAGGCGAGAACATGTTCATCTGGAGCCGAGGGGTCTTCATGGACACGATATGGCAGGCTTTCAGGACCATCGTCGGGGACTACTTTGTGGATGTGACCTGCGGGTCCCACTGGTACCTCCTCTGGATGAAGCTCATGGGGTCCTACGTCGAGCTCGAGCATGGGGCCTACGTGGACTCCATGGGAGCCACGCTCAACCCCGAGATGGTCGTGATCGAGGGAGACGGATGTGTGGGGAAGGAAGCCTTGCTGTTCGGGCACGTATACGATGGGGAAGGAGGGCAAGTGAAGTTTGGGAAAGTCGTGATCGAGGAGGGCGGGTTTGTGGGGAGCCGGGCCGTGGCCATGCCCGGCGTGACCGTGGAGAGCGGAGGGAGCCTCAGCGACCTCTCGCTTGCGATGAAAGGCGAGACCGTGAGGTCGAGGTAA